From Bufo gargarizans isolate SCDJY-AF-19 chromosome 10, ASM1485885v1, whole genome shotgun sequence, the proteins below share one genomic window:
- the LOC122920600 gene encoding fatty acyl-CoA hydrolase precursor, medium chain-like: MAILPHILLLSLFILTPIATGLTYERPLVITKYGTLRGVTLPVKETTKTADAFLGIPFAEPPVGPLRLANPMPPVPWYSVRDASKYPNMCLQVDMPPNNPSLQLPPMSEDCLYLNVYTPTHRHRNSKLPVMFFIHGGAMVLGTASTYDGSVLCTFEDVVVVATNYRLGMPGLLSTGDKQLPGNYALMDQVAALQWVQENIADFGGDPKSVTIFGESAGAMCVTAIMLSPLAKGLFHRAIAESGSVNNPSFIASSPEDLVPSQKLVANISGCDLASIADCLKKKSEKEFLAIAQTLGMEAFLVSVDGVFLPKPVKEMMANKEGNKVPFVIGVNSQEYGWALLQLFGITGLTEGMTRETMIQKVQDAIPGLSPDAISLIVDEYIGGTNDPLIIRDRFLDMCGDYKFVINAIKFANYYRDLGLPGYFYEFQHPPSHKARERPSFVKCDHGDEIFFVFGGAFLRNDTFFAGPATPEEKVLTREVMKYWTNFARTGNPNSPDLPTWRQYGTEENYMGINLKMNLSSKLKAREYKFWTETLPEKIQKESGGDRTEL, translated from the exons ATGGCGATTCTGCCGCACATTCTGCTCCTCAGCCTCTTCATTCTGACACCGATCGCAACAG GTCTGACTTATGAAAGGCCGCTAGTGATCACGAAATATGGAACACTACGGGGCGTTACGTTGCCAGTAAAGGAAACAACCAAAACCGCTGACGCATTTTTGGGAATCCCGTTTGCAGAACCTCCAGTCGGACCTCTGAGACTTGCTAACCCgatgcctcctgtgccctggTACTCTGTTAGAGACGCCTCTAAGTATCCCAACAT GTGTTTACAGGTAGACATGCCTCCGAATAACCCCTCCTTACAGCTGCCCCCGATGTCGGAGGACTGCCTGTACCTGAATGTGTATACTCCAACCCACAGACACAGGAACTCCAAATTACCT GTCATGTTCTTTATACACGGTGGTGCGATGGTGTTGGGGACGGCCAGTACATATGATGGTTCTGTACTTTGCACCTTTGAGGATGTAGTGGTTGTGGCCACAAATTACAGGCTGGGGATGCCAGGATTGCTCAG tacTGGAGATAAGCAATTGCCGGGTAATTATGCGTTAATGGACCAAGTTGCTGCCCTCCAATGGGTACAGGAAaacattgcagattttggtggTGACCCCAAGTCCGTCACTATATTTGGTGAATCTGCCGGTGCGATGTGCGTCACCGCTATT ATGCTCTCTCCCTTAGCCAAAGGTCTGTTCCACCGCGCCATCGCAGAGAGTGGATCAGTAAACAACCCAAGCTTTATAGCCAGCAGCCCTGAAGACCTCGTCCCCTCTCAGAAG TTAGTAGCGAACATATCAGGCTGTGATCTCGCCTCCATAGCCGACTGTCTGAAGAAGAAATCGGAAAAGGAGTTTCTCGCTATTGCCCAAACATTG GGCATGGAAGCTTTTCTTGTATCAGTGGACGGGGTTTTTCTACCTAAACCAGTAAAGGAGATGATGGCTAACAAGGAAGGAAACAAGGTCCCGTTTGTCATTGGAGTTAATAGTCAGGAGTATGGCTGGGCACTTTTACAG CTGTTTGGTATAACAGGGTTAACAGAAGGAATGACAAGGGAGACAATGATCCAGAAGGTCCAAGATGCTATACCG GGTCTGAGTCCTGACGCCATCTCTCTCATTGTTGACGAGTATATTGGTGGAACGAATGATCCACTGATAATTCGTGATCGCTTCTTGGACATGTGTGGCGATTACAAGTTTGTTATAAATGCTATTAAGTTTGCCAATTACTATCGAG ATCTTGGGCTTCCCGGCTACTTTTATGAGTTTCAGCACCCACCATCCCATAAAGCTCGCGAAAGGCCATCATTTGTGAAGTGCGATCATGGGGATGAGATCTTCTTTGTGTTTGGAGGAGCCTTCCTGAGGAACGATACATTTTTTGCTG GACCTGCAACCCCTGAAGAGAAAGTCCTGACCAGGGAGGTTATGAAATACTGGACAAACTTTGCTCGGACTGG GAACCCCAATAGTCCCGACCTCCCAACATGGCGGCAGTACGGCACAGAAGAAAACTATATGGGGATTAACTTAAAGATGAATTTGTCTTCAAAGCTGAAGGCGAGAGAGTACAAGTTCTGGACTGAGACCCTTCCAGAGAAAATCCagaaagagtctggaggtgatcGCACAGAGCTGTAG